The Mycosarcoma maydis chromosome 12, whole genome shotgun sequence nucleotide sequence TCTCAAGGATTGTATGACCAACACACAACCAGCTCAGCATCATGTCTTTTGAAGTGACACTGTCCTCTGCCGCTGAGCAGATCTTTGCGCTCCTCCTGAAGCCCATCTCACTCATTCGCGCCTACCCCATCACATCTTTCTTGGcctcgctcgtccttgttccactcttcctcgtcctctccGCCGCACTCTTCTTTTTCGGCATTGCAACATGGCGCTATATCTCTCTGCACATACTTGGCACAGACATGTACTCTCACATCCCGCGTCCCGCACGAACCGACCGCTACCCGCTGCTTACTGGCCATCTCGGATACATTCGCAAGAGCCCGCCCGTCGAAGGACATCTTACCTTTCATCGCGAACTCAACACCAAGGTCTACGTCTATCGCGGCTTGTTCTACTCTCCCCGACTCATGATCTCCGATGCTAAAGCGATGCTTCACATGCTGAGTGCTGCTAACTCGTACAACTACGAAAAACCTGCTTCGACACGGTTGGTGTTGAAAAACTTTCTGGGCGAAGGAGTTCTGGTTGCCGAGGGCGATGTGCATAAGAGGCAGCGCAAGATCTTGCAGCCGGCGTTCAGTGTGGGAGCTATCCGAGAGTTGAACCCGATCTTTATGCGGTATTCGAGGGACCTTGTCGAAAAGATTGGTCAGATGGTCGATCGATCCAACTCGAACGCCAAAGAAGGGGGTGTGGATGGTGTTACGAGGCCATTTGTTGCTCAGTCGAGTTATGCGATGAAGGCGAGCAAACCAGGCGAACCGGTCATCGATATCGGCTGGTGGTGTATCCGTGCAGCTCTCGACATCATCGGCGATGCCGGCTTTGGCTATCATTTCGAAGCTCTCAAGGTAGACGTTGATCCTTCCATCGTGGTCAGACGAGCcggtgacgagctcggtgaTGCTTTCAACACGCTGTTCAAGTTGtcgctcaagatcgacatTGTTCGCTTTCTGCAACTGTACCTGTCGAATTTCAAGTGGCTGAAATGGGTCAACTCGATCCCTAACAAGCGCAAGTGGGCAACTGATTCAGCCTATGGCGAACTGGAAAAGGTGTCGATGCAAATCGTTGATCGCAAAAAAGCCGAGATTCGAGGTGAGATGCaggacgagatcgaagcTAGAGGTAAGACCACGTCAAGCGATGCATTCACCAAggccgactttgacgagaaAGACTCGGTCTCCACGAACGGTTCTGCACCAGGCAAAGACCTTTTGCATCTCATGATGCGAGCCAACATGGCCGCCGATGTGTCACCCAAGGAGAAactcgacgatgccgaaCTCATCGGGCAGATTACTACACTGCTCATTGCGGGACACGAGACAACCTCGAACCAAACAGCCTGGACGCTCTGGTTGCTGGCACAACAATCTTCGGTCCAACAAAAGCTGCGAGACGAGATTCACGACCACTTTGGCCGCGGAATGGAACGCGATCCGGGATACGACGAGTTGATGTCCATGCCGTACCTCGATGCAGTATGCAAGGAATCTTTGCGTGTCAACTCTGCTGTTCCCAGCACGATTCGAGTGGCCAAAACTTCCGCCGACGTCCCTCTCTCCAAACCCTACCCTACACGAGACGGGCGTGGCACGTTCAATTCCATACACATCCCAGCAGGTCGAGAAGTCATCATCCCCATCACCCTCATCAATATCGACGACGAAATCTGGGGCCCTGACGCTGCCGAGTTTGTCCCTGAAAGATGGCTCGACCTACCCCCAGCTCCCCGCCAAAACGGCCTGCCCATGCACCTGATGAGCTTTATCTCCGGACCAAGAGGCTGCATCGGCAACAGATTCGCGCTAGCCGAATTCAAAGCTATGCTCTGTCATCTCGTCGGAAGCTTCCACTTCGAAACCGTTCAAGATTGGAAGGTCGAGGCTAAGCAAACCGCCGTGATCCGTAGCAGGGTTGTTGGCCAGGAAGACGTTGGTCCGCAAATGCccttgcgcatctcgagaATTCCAACTGTCTAGCATTTTCACACACTTGACGCAGCCTCAACAAATGCAAAACTAGCACAAAACGAGAACAAAAGCGATCAATACGAGAAAACATGTGTGGGGTATTCTGAGAATTGTCGGGCCAAGACAGGGAGCGTGAGACACATAAGACAGGGGAAAACACACCTACAACAGACACGAATCAGAATATGTCGTGGAAAACGAGGCGCGACATGCTGGTAAAACCGGACGAGAAGGAAGAACTTTTGCAATCAACAGCCGCTAGAACCCTACTTGCTGCCGCTGACGGCCGCGTCAACCTTCGCCTCTACCTTCTGCGTAGTCTCAGAGGGAGGGCTAATGATGGCCTTCTGAAGAGCAGGCAGCGACTGCTCTCGGACAAATTTGATCACGTTGAGGAAACGAGTGCTTGCGGGCAGCTCGGGGTTACGAGCCTCCTTGCTGAGACGCTCGTACGTCTCGGTGAAGGTCTCGATGACAGGTCCGACACGCTTGCGGCTCTCGGCGGGCAAGCTGTGCGCAAAGCTGCGaacgcgctcgagctcggcaaagatggcaTTCGACAGACCTTGAGCCTTCTCGGTCGCCTGCTCACCCTCCTGTTTGCTGCGCGAAGAGATGGTCTCGAGAGTCTTGGCGAGATTAGCCTGTAGTTCCTTGACAATGTCGGTCGCGCGCTGAAGGACAGCGTTCTGGTTCTTGATCTCATCAAACTTGGAGGAGGCTGTGTCGTAGGCAGGGACGATGTGCGAATCGTAGGCAGACTTGGCGGGAGTGTACAGACGCTCTCCGTACGCCTTTTGAACGGCGGCAGCGTAAGCCTGGACGAAGCTTCGTGCGTGGTCAGCTGGAAGCTTGGCTACATCGATGAGCTCCTGTGTGTTTGCTTGGAAGGGGTAGCTCCACTTGCTCTCGGCAAAGTTGAGCGACTTGacagcgagcgagtcgacgTAAGCAAGCTGTGGGTGGATGCGGTTGGTAATGGGCTCGGCAGCTTTGAGCGACGAGTTGATGAGATTTTCACCGTAGCCGTACGTAgtggcgagaagcgagtGCGATTTGATGGTCGACTGAGCAAACGAGAGCGAGTCAGAAACCAGAGGCACGGAAGCAATCTTCTTGAGAGCCTCACTGTGGTCAAAGGCGACCTTAGAAGGCGACGAAGAAATGCCGTTGGTAGCGGGCGAAGATTGTGTGGCAGCGGACATTGTGGGCACGGATCGTGTGTCGATGAGACAAGGCGATTGGGGTatgtgatggtggtgtgAGGGGAGGGGATCAACGAACGACGACTAAGAAAGCAATCCCTAGTGAGCGAGGGTAAAAGATTCACTGTTGGGAAATGATGAGTTTGATAAGCGATCAGAAGCAGATCTTTATATTCTCAGACTACAAAGCAAGGGCTCTTCTGGGCGGAAGGGAACAGTTGAAAGACCAAATCTGTGAATGGCGATGTGCTGCCAATTGCGATAAGGGCGCGACGAGTGTGGCGCAAACTGAAGGGTGCAACGCACGGagcctgcagcagcgtgcagcgtTCAACAGCGGCGTGAAAAGGCGCGTTGAAAATGCAAGCGTCGGAATCCTCTccgacaatcacgaatcacgaatcgtgattcacgattgagattactcacgactcagcCAAAGGCTGTGCGGTGTGCTGCTTGgatagtcacgagtcgtgtTCAAGGCTTTACATAGCTCGGCCAGTGCGCAGCTGTGGATTTCATGTAGACGCCACGCTTCGGCAGCAATTACGCTTGCACTCTTCACTCCTCTCTCTTTCGCCGTGAACTGGCGCGACAAGGAAAAGTTTTTTTTTCTGTCTGAAGCAATCACGCGCTCGCTCTTGAGCCTAGAAGGTGGGGAGACCCGCAAAGCTTGAGAGTTGACCGCGGATTCTCCATGCTAGCGAATCGCACAGAACCAATGGGAAACAGATCGGACAGAGTTTCGAGGGGTTGACCGGGCTGCGCAGGAGCATAGATGGGCTGGGAAAAAGCGAAAGGCGTGCGTGCATTCATGACGAAATTTTGTTGCGGTGCTTTCAGAATCATCTTTTGGTTCATTCACGCCGACTGTTGCGCAAGAACGCGAATGGCAGCACCAAGCCGCAGAGTGGCGCGAAAAGATCGCCGATGTCTGATTGAAAACCGAAGAAACGTGGGTTGAAAGCCAAGCGCGAGGACGCGCTTGCGTGCAAAAGGTGTGCGATTGTGCGTGGGTGTGTAGGAGAAGATTGCCACTGTTCAGAATAATCTTGGATTTTGTGTTGAAAGCGGTCGAAGAGAGTTTGAAAGCAGGCAGAGTTCCGCCAATAGACGAGATGTTCGGTTCGGTGATTTTGGTCTCCCCTTCaagtgcagctgcacacGAACACAGACACCACTCGGCTGTACACAGAATCTGGAAAGTGCTAAGCGTGGACATCTATGTAAGCTATTAATAATATTTTATATCAAATCTGATCATTCGTGAAATTTTGAACTCTTCTTACGTATGtacactcacaactgtaTCTAACTTAACTAGTTACTCTCTACTGACGTTATAGATTGGAATCGCCATGCGCCGCTGACGCCCAGAAGCAACCAAAATAGAGTTTCTTCTCGTCACCCGCTTATAGAAAGTTTCACCAAATTATTCTTGGTGCCGTTGAAAGGGTCGTGGGTGTTCGCTTTCGACTTTTCAACAATTCGCCACATCTACATGATTCGATGGGAGACGCCAAAGACACAGCTAAGCGCCCAGATGTAGCGGTGCTCCGTCGAACTCTGTGGTGTGAAAAGAAGCAGTGAAAAGCCAACAACTGCGTGGGTGCATCGTGTGCATCAACCACCCTGCACACCAAATTTTAGCTAAATCACCAACTGAACGTGAAAGAGGGCTGAACGTACGTCTGGCGGATGAAATCTTGTTTTGCTGCGGCGCGTCCTGCGCGTCTTTCTGGTGAACAACAAATTAGACTGCCGGTGCCTTGTGCACTGGCACTTTATCATAAGCCTTCTGATTCTTTCGTGATACCCACATGGAGCAATATGTGTTCGCGATGCACAAACCCGAGGGTCAAGACTTTTTCTTCCTGCTTTCCAATTCTCGTTCGGCAAAGTCCGGCATGAGGTTAGGGTGAGAAGATGATCGTTCTTCTGCAACATCGTATGTATGAAGCCTCTTTGTGATTGAGCCTGCTTTGATTTGAGCAGGCACGCAACGTACCCGATTCGTGGCAAGTGCGCAGTGAACTACTCGATGGCTTATGTAGGCATGCTCAACAATCTGGGACAATGCGGACCAGGACTGATGAGATCGTCTTGAAAACGCGGCTCGCTGACGGTGACAAAGAGATATCGCCGATCAGCAATAGCCGCTCCTGCTCAGTCAGACGTTGCAGGAAAGGCCAAGTCGTTATCAGTCTCGGATCTATCAGCTGCCGAACAGCTCGTGGAATGTGGAATTTCAAAAGTTCCTTGCAATTGCAACACGCTCAGGATTTCAAGAGACCTCGGGtgtctcgacgctgcttgaAGCTGCACTCATGAACCAGTAAGGTATAAACATTCTTGCTGGCGAtcagcttgctcgtctttggTGCGGCAAGCGGTTGCGGCTCATGTTCTGTCACCATAGCTCTGAGGCTCGAATTCTAGGCAGGCACGCAGAATTCCGCGTTCATGTACTGCCGATTTGGTTGCACTGAAACTCTGACCTCAGACTACCAAAACTTGATAGCACGTGGTTCCAATCATGATCGTCTGGTTGGCAACGTTTTCCGTGAGATCTAACGTCTCGGAGAACGTCATTCATTTCGGTAACCATCCGCAGCTGTTTCACGTGTCAGTTAGGCGTCCCTCAGAGATGCTCAATATGTCGTGCCAACTTGTGACCTGATCGTCCCGATTCTACGGACACTGTCCAACACAAGGTCGATCCGTCCAAACAATATGATTCCGCGCTTCACGTCTCTGATGCTTGCATGTCTGGACTACATAAGGCTGCTTCTGGCCCCGATCTGCGTGCTCGCCTCACCATCCGGGAAATTTCCATCTCTATCGCCTGCAAAAGTCCTGTAGATACCTCGCAacctttgctgctcttccagtGGCACACTGGGGCGTGTGCTCTTGATCGAAGTTTCTAGATGCGCTTCGGTGACcagcgtcttgctcttctttgTCTTTTGCTCCGTGCCATTGTCGGTGTGAACGCCGTTAGGCGCAGCAGAAGTGAGGTGAGCAGGGAGAATGCGTCCAACCTTGGTCGTTGGCTGTTGACAATTCTTGAGcaccagctcaagcttcCGTGCCAACGCCTGCCTCTCTGCCCCGCTCAATGTCTTCTTGGCCCCACCAATAGTGGTAAATTTGACCGCACCATCCGAATCGTCTTTGTCCTGCTTTCCCTCTCCATCTTTCTCTTCGACCGCAGCGAtggattcgtgaatcgccTCCAAGTGAGCGTTGTACAGCAATGCCTGCAGATCGGCTCCTGAGAAGCCCTCGGTCCTCGTGGCCCACTTGTCCAAGTCCACGTCAGGATGCAAATGCACCTTTCTCGCAATGGCCTTCATAATATCCACGCGATCCTCCAACCCGGGCATATCGCACAGCAGCGACTTGTCCAAACGACCTGGCCTCAAGAGCGCTGAATCGATCAAATCCGGTCGACTGgtggcagcaagcacgTACACGCCATCCAATCCTTCCGCACCGTCCATCTGTGTCAGCATCTGGTTGACCACGCGATCCGTCACGCCCGTACTGTCGTGACCACGCTTCGgcgcgatcgagtcgaACTCGTCGAAGAACAGCACGCACGGCTTggctgcttgtgctcgatCGAATAGATCGCGGACAGATTTTTCGGATGCTCCGATGTACTTGTTGAGGATTTCGGGTCCTTTGACGCTGATAAAGTTGAGTCCACATTCCTTGGCGACGGCTGAAGCGAGCAGCGTCTTACCGCATCCTGGGTAACCATACAACAACAGACCGGAACGAAGTCGCAACGGACACGAGGCGAAAATTGCTGCGTATTTTGTGGGCCATTCGAGTGTCTCGCGAAGCACACGGCGCGTTTCGACCAGCCCACCAATGTCGGACCATGCGACAGAAGACTTTTCCAGCTTGACGTCTCGCAGTGATAGCGGGGTGAATCCATCCTGTGCTTGCGTAAAGTCGTCCATGGTGATCGATAGCGCCTCTCCTGCCTCTGCGGAAGAGCTGACAATACCATTCGCAGCCCCGTGTTGCTTTGCATCTTCAGCAAGCCCGTTGACTGCAGGAAGCGCTCGAGTTGCTTCACGACCCTGCTCTGCACTGCGAATAGCTGCCTGATGCGTCGCCCTCTCGACAAGGTCGCGCAAGTCGGCTGGCAAGTACCCTTCTGTCTGCGTCGCCAAAGTGACAAAATTGAGATCCGAGACCGCGTGCTCCCCTTGCTTGTTTGCgttcttgagcttcttgcccaCCAGGTGAGACAGGATCTCTCTTCTGCCATCTTTGCCCGGTGGCTTGAGCTGCAAGTTATCCAACCACAGGTGACTCGAGTTCAACAAGCTGTGGACGCTGGTACTGCCCTGTGCAGTGGCAACTACAAACACAGCAAAATCCTTGACGCAGTCCCTAACCCTTGCAACAAAGGCTTCGGCCAGCTGGCGGGATCGCTGCGAATCGACAtgctccatctcggcgGGGATGATACGATCAATgttgtcgaggatgagcaggCTGGGTGCTTTCCAGGCTGCATCGTTGAGCCATTCGGTGAAGCGAGCGCGCAGTACAGGCACGCGTTCCTCGCTGTAAGGCGAACAGTCGAAGTAGGAGGTGGCGAGACACAGGCGATAGTCGGACGAGAGATTGGCAGCAAGTTGCTTGGCGACCACAGTTTTTCCAGCACCAGGACCTCCGGAGAgaagcaagctcgacgagcctTGGAATGGTCTGGCTTCAGCAGAGGAGCCAGCTACTGCCTCAAGAGCACGTGAACGAaagcaggtcgagatgaCATCTTGTGCATCGCTGAGGATGCGGTCGACACCTGCTAGATCGGATCCGTTTTCTTCGTTTGCTTCCAGGGACGAAGAAGGCGTGTTGGGCTGTGCTGCCACCTTGGCCGGCACTGACTTGGCGAATCCGGGTGGTGGAGGACCGAAGCGGACAAGATCGTAGTCCTGAATACCAAGCTGTTCGCGCAGACCTGCGCCAACTAGTACGTGTCGTTCTGGCCATGCTGCATCCGTTGGCACTCTGGCACCTGGTAGATCGTCGGCATTGACGAACCTCGCACTTGCTGTTGGCCTCACAGGCATCGTGTTTGAAGTACTGGCTGTATCTTTGTCGCCGTCATCGTATCCATTTGTGGTTGTTGCTACAGAGCTCTTGTCTCTACCTGCATTCGACATCTCCTGAGCACTGTTGTTAGTCGGACACGAGACTTTGGTGACGGAGAGGCGAGTATCCGGATAAACTATTCGCAGCTGTGAATAGCCGACAGCTGAACTTGGTGGTACAGCGACGCTTGTAGACAAGCTGTCGAGGTGGAGTCCCTGGGCAAAGCGTTGAGGTAAGACACGCCAGAGCAGCTTAGGGAGCGTCTGCCGAAGAGCTTGCACCTCACTTTCGGCTCCGGCTCCGTTTAGGGCTGGCCTGCTGGTTGGTTGCAAGGAGTGTTCCTCCTCCAACGATGGGTCTACGGCCTTGTTTCGCAATCTTGGAGCAATTATGACTTCAGTATCAGTTGAAAGGCGAACGGCGATGGCGGCGGCAACAGCCTCTGTGTCCTCGTTGTCcggctcagcagcgtctACCGCAGTGGTGGTTGGGGTGGTCGAGTCGACGCGGAAGCGAACAAGCGTGTTTGCACCCCTGCCAACATGAACAGTGATGACCTGGTTGGTGGTAGCTGCACGCACTTGGCCGAGCATGTTGAGTTCCACTTCTTCGGCATGCAAGCTGAGGATCTCCCAGTCGTCGGCAGACAGCGGCGTCACGTCAAtcttgatggcggtggGAAGAGGCGGAGAGCGGAGGAGACGCACCGAGCACGTGGCGCCGTCTGGCAAAGGTGGATGGAACGACGCTGcgagagagggagagatGTTGAGAACATCGGATGCGGAAAACTTGCCGTTGGCGGATGAAGCGGGGTTCTGCGAGAGAGAGTTCGCTACCGAAAGCGGTGCTGCGCTCATGCCTGACCATCCTGCATAGTACGGAAGGGCATTCTGGCTCGAAGATGGTGTGGGATGAATCTCGACAACGAGCGACTGTGGTGGGACGGCAAGGTCGACCAGTGGTGCATAGAGGCACATGGGTAGATGGACTAGCGACGACTTGAGGGTGGTATCATATTGAACCGTGACAATCGTCGACTTGGCCGATCGACCTTTTGACTTGGACGAGCGCGACATGGCCGTGGTAATCAAGACAAGCGCTGCGTGAGTATCTGCGATGCTGGAAGGTGAGAAAGTagaagaagaagatcaAACACGTTTGCAATATGTTCAGGCCGCGGGAGTGTGTAAGAGTTGAGCCTAGTGCATGATTTTGAGCAAAGGAATGGAGCTCGAGTTGTGTGAGGCCAAGAAAGTCTCTGGTGCCAAACTGCAGAGAGGTATTCGGCTTGATACGTCTACAAAGGTGAGATCGAAGCAGgttgaggaggaggaagaaagGTGGACTGAGCGTCGGAAAGTGTGAGTTGGACGGACAAGGGACCCCGCATTTGAGAATAGCGAAATGCTCTGGGAGGTTCTGTTTCTGGCAGAGTGATGACCGATGAGACCGGCAGGAAAGCTGCTTTACCAACCGGCCGCTGTATCCGAACAGCgatgaatcgtgaattccaATCGCGaagtgaatcgtgaatcgtgaatctgtgaatctgtgaatcacgaattggtCTCAGTCGCGGCAGACCAATGATGATTGCGATGTTTGCTTTGCGTTTGTCTGTCACATTGAGCTGTAAGACCGGAAAGTGATTTCTAACCAAGCAAGATACAGAGATACACGCCGCGCCAGgcaagcgagacgagagcTACGAGTTTGAaagccactcgtgactggcgcCTCTCGTGCTGTGTGCCTCCTTCTTgagtcacgattcgcgGGCGGCTGCATTTCCAAGTGTTAGAGCCTGCAACCCATCGTGATTAACGTGATTAAACCCCGATCGAATTAAGTCATGAGTCGGATCGGCATAAGAGTTTGGATGTGCAGTTTTTTCTGGTCGAACAGGCAGAAATTGCTCGCACGTCGCTgccaactcacgactcgtgactgactgaGTGACTTAGCCAAGTCAGAGTCACTGAGTTTACAGTCGTCGTGAGTTgaacaagtcgtgagttcacaatcacgaatcgtgaatcacagaatgtAAAATGGTGAATAACCAGTTGTGAGTCCGTGAGAGCACCTCAGCTGTGCTTAAAGTGattactcgtgactgggcGGCGTAGTCTTGAGTTTTGTGAGCGTTTCatttgattcgtgattgattctTCATGTTTCGTACTCTCACGTCTCAGACTAACTGGATCAATTTTCGGTGTGCTTTGATCTTTTCTTCTCAGGTCAAGGAGCCTACGAAAGTATCGGCAAACTTTGAAAactcagtcacgagtggccAAGACAACCTACCTGCTCACTCTGGCTCAACagatattcgtgattggccGTCGCATCTTGTGCACatctccaccatcaccgtACATCACTAGCCATCAACCAGCAACGCTGTCTGCTGTTTATTGTCTTTCAGCAGCAATCtttgccagcagcaccgctcAGAACACGGTTGCATCAGCCATCTACTTTTCTCGGTCTCACTCGGCAATCGATTCTAGCATCTCGATTCTTGCCACTACTTAACTCCTCTCACATACACAATGGCTAACGCACAAGACGCCGCAGAGGCCAACATCCAGATCTGgaagatcaagaagctcgtcaagcagctcgatgctgctcgcgGTGCTGGTACCTCGATGATTTCGCTCATCCTTCCACCAAGGTCTCAGATCTCCCAAGCTTCCAACATGCTTACCCAAGAGTACGGTACCGCTTCCAACATCAAATCGCGTGTCAACCGTCTCTCGGTGCTTGCCGCCATCACCTCCACACAGCAGCGTCTAAAGCTCTACAACAGAGTTCCCGACAACGGTCTCGTCGTATACTGTGGCACCATCCTCACCGACGAAGGCAAGGAGAAGAAAGTCAACTTTTCCTTCGAGCCTTTTAAGCCCATCAACACATCTCTTTACCTTTGCGACAACAAATTCCACACCGAAGCGCTAagcgagcttctcgaggCCGATGCCAAGTTTGGTTTCATCGTCATGGACGGTAACGGTTCGCTTTTCGGTACGCTTTCGGGTAACACCCGTACAGTTTTGCAGAAGCTCTCGGTAGACTTGCCAAAGAAGCACGGTCGTGGTGGTCAGTCAGCGCTTCGCTTCGCCCGTCTACGTGAGGAAGCGCGTCACAACTACGTTCGAAAGATTGCCGAGCTTTCCACCCAGCACTTTATCACCGACAACAAGTGCAACGTCGCCGGTCTCGTTCTTGCAGGTTCCGCTGATTTCAAGACCGAGCTCAGTCAGTCCGACATGTTCGACTACCGTCTTCAACCCAAAATTGTCAAGATTGTCGATGTCTCGTATGGTGGCGAGAATGGTTTCAATCAGGCTATCGAGCTGGCCGCCGAGACGCTGTCCAATGTCAAGTTCGTCCAGGAGAAGAGACTCATCCAAAAATACTTTGACGAAATCTCCATGGAGACAGGCAAGTACTGCTTCGGTCTGGAAGACACCTTCAAGGCCTTGGATCTTGGTGCCGTAGAGACTTTGATCGTTTGGGAGAATTTGGACGTCACACGCTATGTGCTCAAAGACAGTGACGGCAGCCAGCAGGTTTTGATGCTGACCAAGGAGCAGGAGAAGGATCGCAGCCGCTTCATGGATCGTGCCACTGGCGAGGCCATGGAACAAGTCGAAGAACCCATGCCACTTCTCGAATGGCTTGCAGAAAACTACCGTCAGTTCGGTACTAACCTCGAATTCGTCACTGATCGATCGCAAGAGGGTATGCAGTTCTGCAAAGGATTCGGTGGCATCGGTGGTATTCTGCGATACAAGGTCGCCTTCGAGGACATGGCCGTAttcgaggacgaggacgagttCATGAGcgacgactcggacgactAAGCGTGTTGCATGCATCAACGGATCACACACATTCTTGCCCCATCATGCTACGGTGACGATACCCTTTCCGCCTGTCTTGCTACTCCCGTTGCAtccgcatctgcatccgcgccagcaccagcatTTCGACCTCATTTCGatgcatctcgagcaaaAGCAGCGTCTCAGCAGGCAAACACACTCTGCGTTGCCTATTGGCATCCAAGAGCAGTGATTCTTCGCCCGTTCCTCTTCAACTTCGTATCCGCATTTATCGCTCGTTCTATGTCATCCACTCCGAGTCGCACACTCTGTCGCGAACTCTGATATTCAAGCAACTGCAGCGTTGTGTGCATTTTAGAGTGTGTTGATGATGTATCCGTGTGGTCAAGCATGCAATCTGGCCAAGAAAactttcgtgattcacattaTTGTCTAAGCAGACGTCTCATCGAGACGTTGGAATTTTGCTTGTAGCCAGTTCCTGTACATCTGCTTCCTCTCCTTACGGTTCACGATCAATCGACGATCAATAGCCATCTGTGTGGTTGCAAAGTCGTATCGTTTGGCTTGTTCCTTTTGCACTACTGCTGTCTCTATGCTTTCTTGAGCACTATCGCCGGCACCTTTCGAGGTAGGATTCAGGCTGTCCTCTTGGACTCGTGCATCGGTTTCTGTCgtggtgttggtggtggtgctttGTGGCTCAGCATTGAAAATACTGAAGAGCTGTTCAGGCTCGAAAAAGTAGACTCGCGTACCGTCACCTCTCAAGTAGAAGTTGTCCTCCAACATGCGTCGTTTCTTGAATCGCAGTTGAGGTAAATCGTATCTTCCGTAGTCTCTGAAGAGCACGACTCCGCCGGGTTTAAGCAAGGATTTAATGTTGCTTACAGCTTGAGACCACTCGTTTGGATGCAAGGCGGAAAACACAAAGATCAGAACGATGATGTCGACAGATCCGGGTTTCAGGGATGGAGGTAACTCGGTGGGGCTGGAAAGGTCCCATACGTCAGCGTGACAGGTGGCACCGCCAGGGGGCGAAGCGTAGAGCGGATTGGAACGGACTACCGTCACTGCTTCTCGAGAGTAATCGCATGCATGTACGACCAGCTTTTCGTTCTGGTTGATCTGGAGTAGTGGGAAGACCGTGTTGCCTGCACCACACCCTACCTCCAAGACAAGTTTTTTCCCAGCATCCGCATAGCTCGCTGCCACCAATTCGGGAAACTCCAAGTGCAACCATTTGCGATCTTTGAAGAACCGATTCTCGTGCGAAGAGTAAAACGTATCCCAAAACTTGGCCGGCGATGCATGGTAAGAAGATGCCTCCTCCAGCGTAAGTTTGGTCtcagcttgacgagcgagggTCGCTGCGACCTGGTCGTAGTACGACGCTGGTGGGGTGACGTGATCCCACGCATTGTGAGACCAAATATCCGAGTCGGTGGTCAAGAGGCGTGCTCCGAAGACGTCCGAGCCAGAGGCTTCGGGAAGCGAAGCCAGAATCGCCTCTGCTTCAGCGGCAGATTCTGGTCGCAGAGTTCGAGGTTGCATGATCGACGCTGATGATGAGGTTTTTTTCTTTAGTGATGAAGAGCAGCCGATTGACTGTGTGCTAGAGCTGTTGTAGGTAAGATCAAAA carries:
- a CDS encoding uncharacterized protein (related to Cytochrome P450) translates to MSFEVTLSSAAEQIFALLLKPISLIRAYPITSFLASLVLVPLFLVLSAALFFFGIATWRYISLHILGTDMYSHIPRPARTDRYPLLTGHLGYIRKSPPVEGHLTFHRELNTKVYVYRGLFYSPRLMISDAKAMLHMLSAANSYNYEKPASTRLVLKNFLGEGVLVAEGDVHKRQRKILQPAFSVGAIRELNPIFMRYSRDLVEKIGQMVDRSNSNAKEGGVDGVTRPFVAQSSYAMKASKPGEPVIDIGWWCIRAALDIIGDAGFGYHFEALKVDVDPSIVVRRAGDELGDAFNTLFKLSLKIDIVRFLQLYLSNFKWLKWVNSIPNKRKWATDSAYGELEKVSMQIVDRKKAEIRGEMQDEIEARGKTTSSDAFTKADFDEKDSVSTNGSAPGKDLLHLMMRANMAADVSPKEKLDDAELIGQITTLLIAGHETTSNQTAWTLWLLAQQSSVQQKLRDEIHDHFGRGMERDPGYDELMSMPYLDAVCKESLRVNSAVPSTIRVAKTSADVPLSKPYPTRDGRGTFNSIHIPAGREVIIPITLINIDDEIWGPDAAEFVPERWLDLPPAPRQNGLPMHLMSFISGPRGCIGNRFALAEFKAMLCHLVGSFHFETVQDWKVEAKQTAVIRSRVVGQEDVGPQMPLRISRIPTV
- a CDS encoding putative AAA family ATPase peroxin, coding for MSRSSKSKGRSAKSTIVTVQYDTTLKSSLVHLPMCLYAPLVDLAVPPQSLVVEIHPTPSSSQNALPYYAGWSGMSAAPLSVANSLSQNPASSANGKFSASDVLNISPSLAASFHPPLPDGATCSVRLLRSPPLPTAIKIDVTPLSADDWEILSLHAEEVELNMLGQVRAATTNQVITVHVGRGANTLVRFRVDSTTPTTTAVDAAEPDNEDTEAVAAAIAVRLSTDTEVIIAPRLRNKAVDPSLEEEHSLQPTSRPALNGAGAESEVQALRQTLPKLLWRVLPQRFAQGLHLDSLSTSVAVPPSSAVGYSQLRIVYPDTRLSVTKVSCPTNNSAQEMSNAGRDKSSVATTTNGYDDGDKDTASTSNTMPVRPTASARFVNADDLPGARVPTDAAWPERHVLVGAGLREQLGIQDYDLVRFGPPPPGFAKSVPAKVAAQPNTPSSSLEANEENGSDLAGVDRILSDAQDVISTCFRSRALEAVAGSSAEARPFQGSSSLLLSGGPGAGKTVVAKQLAANLSSDYRLCLATSYFDCSPYSEERVPVLRARFTEWLNDAAWKAPSLLILDNIDRIIPAEMEHVDSQRSRQLAEAFVARVRDCVKDFAVFVVATAQGSTSVHSLLNSSHLWLDNLQLKPPGKDGRREILSHLVGKKLKNANKQGEHAVSDLNFVTLATQTEGYLPADLRDLVERATHQAAIRSAEQGREATRALPAVNGLAEDAKQHGAANGIVSSSAEAGEALSITMDDFTQAQDGFTPLSLRDVKLEKSSVAWSDIGGLVETRRVLRETLEWPTKYAAIFASCPLRLRSGLLLYGYPGCGKTLLASAVAKECGLNFISVKGPEILNKYIGASEKSVRDLFDRAQAAKPCVLFFDEFDSIAPKRGHDSTGVTDRVVNQMLTQMDGAEGLDGVYVLAATSRPDLIDSALLRPGRLDKSLLCDMPGLEDRVDIMKAIARKVHLHPDVDLDKWATRTEGFSGADLQALLYNAHLEAIHESIAAVEEKDGEGKQDKDDSDGAVKFTTIGGAKKTLSGAERQALARKLELVLKNCQQPTTKVGRILPAHLTSAAPNGVHTDNGTEQKTKKSKTLVTEAHLETSIKSTRPSVPLEEQQRLRGIYRTFAGDRDGNFPDGEASTQIGARSSLM